From one Sulfurimonas sp. HSL-3221 genomic stretch:
- a CDS encoding response regulator transcription factor, translating into MEATRLLLIEDDVQMAELLGRFLCQEGMTVAHVTRPSQAMKALDAEPFDLVVLDLSLPEMDGLMLCRKIRERSDVPIIISSARTDLDDKLTGLENGADDYLPKPYDPRELMARIKTVLRRRGRSETEAEEPQSRFRIDEEGTLIYFDGTPLKLTLAEYEILKLMLKHPNRTISRADIANSIESHRFDSGVESINILVGRIRKKLDPEHFDTFIQTVRGIGYRFDEH; encoded by the coding sequence GTGGAAGCGACCCGCTTGCTACTGATCGAAGACGACGTCCAGATGGCGGAACTGCTGGGGCGGTTTCTGTGCCAGGAGGGGATGACGGTTGCACACGTGACGCGTCCCTCCCAGGCGATGAAAGCGCTGGATGCAGAACCGTTCGATCTCGTGGTGCTCGACCTTTCCCTGCCGGAAATGGACGGGCTGATGCTCTGCCGCAAGATCCGCGAACGCTCCGATGTCCCCATTATCATCTCCAGCGCGCGTACGGACCTCGACGACAAACTGACGGGACTGGAAAACGGGGCGGACGACTATCTGCCCAAGCCCTACGATCCCCGCGAACTGATGGCGAGGATCAAGACCGTGCTGCGTCGCCGGGGACGGAGCGAGACGGAAGCGGAGGAGCCGCAGAGCCGTTTCCGGATCGACGAAGAGGGGACGCTGATCTATTTCGACGGCACGCCCCTGAAGCTGACCCTGGCGGAGTACGAGATCCTGAAACTGATGCTGAAGCACCCCAACCGTACCATCTCCCGCGCCGATATCGCCAACAGCATCGAGTCGCACCGTTTTGACAGCGGGGTCGAGAGCATCAATATCCTCGTCGGGCGCATCCGCAAAAAGCTCGACCCGGAACACTTTGACACCTTCATTCAGACCGTGCGCGGCATAGGGTACCGGTTTGACGAACATTAA
- a CDS encoding 5'-nucleotidase, which produces MAFDLSSVLVIGISSRALFDLEASNRIFEEEGLEAYRAYQLEHEKVPLEKGTAFPLVEALLGLNVKAGKQVVEVIVMSRNSPDTGLRVFNSVEHYGLPITRAAFSGGTSLSPYLDSFKVDLFLSKSEEDVQQAVDGGVAAAALYAPPQSAGHHDDQIRIAFDADAVLFSEASELIYKRDGIEAFWAHEKAHADEPLEAGPFAKLLITLSYLQRHFAPAPSPVRIAIVTARNSPAHERVIQTLRRWGVHVDEAFFLGGLGKEAILEAYGAHIFFDDQEVHLDGASRVVPSGKVPYKSDSPIRTLIPEEK; this is translated from the coding sequence ATGGCATTTGATCTCTCTTCGGTTTTGGTGATCGGCATCTCCTCGCGGGCGCTCTTCGACCTCGAGGCCTCCAACCGCATTTTCGAGGAGGAGGGACTCGAGGCGTACCGCGCCTACCAGCTTGAACACGAGAAAGTCCCCCTTGAAAAGGGGACGGCGTTCCCCCTCGTTGAGGCCCTGCTGGGTCTCAACGTGAAGGCGGGGAAGCAGGTCGTCGAGGTGATCGTCATGTCGCGCAACTCCCCCGATACGGGACTGCGCGTCTTCAACTCCGTCGAACATTACGGGCTGCCCATCACGCGGGCGGCGTTCAGCGGCGGGACGTCGCTCTCGCCCTACCTGGACTCCTTCAAAGTCGACCTGTTCCTCTCCAAGTCCGAAGAGGACGTCCAGCAGGCCGTTGACGGCGGGGTGGCCGCCGCCGCGCTCTACGCGCCGCCGCAGAGCGCCGGACACCATGACGACCAGATCCGCATCGCTTTCGATGCCGACGCGGTCCTCTTTTCCGAGGCGAGCGAACTGATCTACAAACGCGACGGCATCGAGGCGTTTTGGGCGCACGAGAAGGCGCACGCGGACGAGCCCCTGGAAGCGGGACCCTTCGCGAAGCTGCTGATCACCCTTTCCTACCTGCAGCGCCACTTCGCCCCGGCACCGTCGCCGGTGCGCATCGCCATTGTCACGGCGCGCAACTCGCCGGCCCACGAACGGGTCATCCAGACCCTGCGGCGCTGGGGCGTGCATGTCGACGAGGCTTTTTTCCTGGGAGGGCTGGGCAAGGAGGCGATCCTCGAAGCGTACGGGGCCCACATCTTCTTCGACGACCAGGAGGTCCATCTCGACGGGGCGTCGCGGGTCGTGCCCTCGGGCAAGGTCCCTTACAAAAGCGATTCGCCGATCCGGACGCTTATCCCCGAGGAGAAATAG
- the fbaA gene encoding class II fructose-bisphosphate aldolase: MAQGILDLVKPGVLFGDDVQKVFAAAKAGEFALPAVNVVNVESINGVLEAAAKVNSPVIIQFSNGGGQFYAGKGLSNDGEKAAIAGTISGAQHVHMMAELYGVPVILHTDHAARKLLPWIDALLEAGEVHFDRTGKPLFSSHMLDLSEESLEENVATCAEYLARMDKIGMTIEIELGVTGGEEDGVDNTNIDNALLYTQPEDVAYAYEILSKISPRFTVAASFGNVHGVYKPGNVVLTPKILDNSQKYIAEKFGTAEKPVNFVFHGGSGSAPEEITEALGYGVIKMNIDTDTQWATWDGVRGYVAKYHDYLQGQIGNPEGEDKPNKKYYDPRKWLRAGQESLVARVEQAFADLNAMNRN; the protein is encoded by the coding sequence ATGGCACAAGGTATTCTCGATCTGGTCAAACCCGGCGTCCTCTTCGGAGACGACGTTCAGAAGGTGTTCGCAGCGGCGAAAGCGGGCGAATTCGCCCTTCCGGCGGTCAACGTCGTCAACGTGGAGTCCATTAACGGCGTCCTGGAAGCGGCGGCGAAGGTCAACTCCCCCGTCATCATCCAGTTCTCCAACGGCGGCGGCCAGTTCTATGCGGGCAAAGGGCTCTCCAACGACGGCGAAAAGGCCGCCATCGCCGGAACGATCAGCGGGGCGCAGCATGTCCATATGATGGCCGAGCTTTACGGCGTGCCGGTCATCCTGCACACCGACCACGCTGCGCGCAAGCTCCTGCCGTGGATCGACGCGCTGCTCGAGGCCGGCGAAGTGCACTTCGACCGCACGGGCAAACCGCTGTTCAGCTCCCACATGCTCGACCTCTCCGAAGAGAGCCTTGAAGAGAACGTCGCCACCTGTGCCGAGTACCTGGCGCGTATGGACAAGATCGGGATGACCATCGAGATCGAACTGGGCGTCACCGGCGGCGAAGAGGACGGTGTCGACAATACCAACATCGACAACGCCCTGCTCTATACCCAGCCTGAAGACGTCGCCTACGCCTACGAGATCCTCAGCAAGATCAGCCCGCGCTTTACCGTCGCGGCCTCCTTCGGGAACGTTCACGGCGTCTACAAACCCGGCAACGTCGTGCTGACGCCGAAAATCCTGGACAACTCGCAGAAATACATCGCCGAGAAGTTCGGTACGGCTGAAAAACCGGTCAACTTCGTCTTCCACGGCGGCTCCGGCTCCGCCCCCGAAGAGATCACCGAAGCGCTTGGCTACGGCGTCATCAAGATGAACATCGATACGGATACGCAGTGGGCGACCTGGGACGGGGTCAGAGGCTATGTCGCGAAGTACCACGACTACCTGCAGGGCCAGATCGGCAACCCCGAGGGCGAGGACAAGCCGAACAAGAAATACTACGACCCGCGCAAATGGCTCCGCGCCGGTCAGGAGAGCCTCGTCGCGCGCGTCGAGCAGGCCTTCGCCGACCTCAACGCCATGAACCGCAACTAA
- a CDS encoding TIGR00730 family Rossman fold protein, with translation MASEQKIEQRYVKDIKSSDVWSVFKILADFVKGFDELGDLGPAVTIFGSARVDETHPWYAKTVELSGKLAASGFNVISGGGPGIMEAANRGAYEYREAGVESVGLNIELPMEQRPNPYTTKEENFDYFFSRKVMLVKYSTAYVIMPGGFGTLDELFEALTLIQTKKVDGVCVFLMGEAFYAPLLAFMRSSLLAEGMIDEEDLAKLTLTDDVDLVVQEIRESLDVQLGSLRASGLADTPYYKKLQQFFEERGFGEDHDTLLR, from the coding sequence ATGGCATCGGAGCAGAAGATAGAGCAGCGCTATGTCAAAGACATCAAGTCCTCCGACGTCTGGTCGGTATTCAAGATCCTGGCCGACTTTGTCAAGGGGTTCGACGAACTGGGCGATCTCGGCCCGGCTGTGACGATCTTCGGCAGTGCCCGCGTGGACGAAACGCACCCCTGGTACGCCAAGACCGTCGAACTCTCCGGCAAGCTGGCCGCCTCGGGTTTCAACGTCATCAGCGGCGGCGGCCCTGGCATCATGGAAGCGGCCAACCGCGGGGCCTACGAATACCGGGAAGCGGGGGTCGAATCGGTCGGGCTGAACATCGAACTCCCGATGGAGCAGCGTCCCAACCCCTATACGACCAAGGAGGAGAATTTCGACTACTTCTTCTCCCGGAAGGTGATGCTCGTCAAATACTCCACGGCCTACGTCATCATGCCCGGCGGGTTCGGCACCCTCGATGAGCTCTTCGAGGCGTTGACGCTGATTCAGACCAAGAAGGTCGACGGGGTCTGCGTCTTTTTGATGGGAGAGGCCTTTTACGCCCCGCTGCTGGCGTTTATGCGAAGCTCGCTGCTCGCCGAGGGGATGATCGACGAGGAGGATCTGGCGAAGCTGACGCTGACGGATGACGTGGATCTGGTCGTCCAGGAGATCCGCGAATCGCTTGATGTGCAGCTGGGGTCGCTCAGGGCAAGCGGCCTGGCCGACACCCCCTACTACAAGAAGCTGCAGCAGTTCTTCGAGGAGCGCGGCTTCGGCGAGGATCACGATACGCTGCTGCGTTAA
- the mnmA gene encoding tRNA 2-thiouridine(34) synthase MnmA → MEKKKVLIGMSGGVDSTVTTMLLKEQGYEVEGVYMKLHSKPGYHEIHQARAQKAADFAGVKLHVLDLQKQFNQNVFTPFVETYKAGRTPNPCALCNRTMKFGALADFADEVGADFLATGHYIKTDGHFLYQAEDDTKDQSYFLFYIDKKIVPRLIFPLGERKKTDIKAYAASVQGLESFASQAESSEICFVETTYADVLKDYVNIDQPGEVLDSEGNVVGEHKGYMHYTIGKRKGFTVHGAHEPHFVLEIKPETNQIVVGKKEDLEIWDVTIGNINLFDERSEFDTTVKLRYRTKAVPCHVTIEGEKAQIKLQEPVLGVAAGQAAVFYDGDKLIGGGWIE, encoded by the coding sequence ATGGAAAAGAAAAAAGTGCTTATCGGGATGAGCGGCGGGGTGGACTCGACGGTGACGACGATGCTGCTCAAAGAACAGGGCTACGAGGTCGAAGGAGTGTACATGAAGCTGCACTCCAAACCGGGATACCATGAGATCCACCAGGCCCGCGCCCAGAAAGCCGCGGATTTCGCCGGGGTGAAGCTGCATGTCCTCGATCTGCAGAAACAGTTCAACCAAAACGTGTTTACCCCCTTTGTCGAGACCTACAAAGCAGGCCGCACGCCGAACCCATGCGCCCTGTGCAATCGGACGATGAAGTTCGGCGCCCTGGCGGATTTCGCCGACGAAGTAGGGGCCGATTTCCTGGCGACGGGGCACTACATCAAGACCGACGGTCACTTCCTCTACCAGGCAGAGGACGATACCAAAGACCAGAGCTATTTTCTTTTCTATATCGACAAAAAGATCGTGCCGCGTCTCATTTTCCCGCTGGGCGAGCGCAAAAAGACGGATATCAAAGCCTACGCTGCCTCTGTGCAGGGGCTGGAGTCCTTTGCGTCACAGGCGGAGTCGAGCGAGATCTGCTTCGTCGAGACGACCTATGCGGACGTGCTCAAGGATTACGTGAACATCGACCAGCCCGGCGAGGTGCTTGACAGTGAGGGCAACGTTGTCGGAGAGCATAAAGGGTACATGCACTATACCATCGGCAAGCGCAAGGGGTTCACCGTCCATGGCGCCCATGAACCCCACTTTGTTCTCGAGATCAAGCCCGAGACGAACCAGATCGTCGTCGGCAAGAAAGAGGATCTGGAGATATGGGATGTCACCATCGGCAACATCAACCTCTTCGACGAGCGCAGCGAATTCGATACGACGGTGAAGCTGCGCTACCGCACGAAAGCCGTGCCGTGCCACGTCACGATCGAAGGGGAGAAGGCGCAGATCAAGCTGCAGGAGCCTGTCCTGGGCGTCGCGGCCGGACAGGCGGCCGTCTTCTATGACGGCGACAAGCTGATCGGCGGGGGCTGGATCGAGTAA
- a CDS encoding peptidylprolyl isomerase, which yields MKLIIKSLMAAALISVSASAAVLATVNGKTITSEEVNAVLMEGTQGRFTSLPKEKQDELQQRVVEGLVMQELVYEEAKKEGVLESAKYKKEYDDIVARIEKQLAAKVWQENLLDGIQVSDKEIKAYYDGHGDEFEQKEKVHARHILVKTEDEAKKIISGMKSLKGDKLKEKFIEDAKAKSTGPSGPKGGDLGFFQQGQMVPEFNDAVFSMKVGTITPEPVKTQFGYHVIYLEEKQAGKKATLDEAKPFIEQRLKQEKFQKEMEAKTKALKNAAKITYSK from the coding sequence ATGAAGCTTATCATCAAATCATTGATGGCGGCGGCGCTGATCAGCGTAAGCGCCTCTGCGGCAGTGTTGGCAACGGTCAACGGTAAAACGATCACATCCGAGGAAGTGAATGCGGTTCTGATGGAAGGAACGCAGGGTCGTTTTACCTCACTGCCGAAAGAGAAGCAGGATGAACTGCAGCAGCGCGTCGTCGAGGGCCTCGTCATGCAGGAGCTCGTCTACGAAGAAGCCAAGAAAGAGGGTGTCCTCGAATCCGCAAAATATAAAAAAGAGTATGACGATATCGTCGCGCGCATCGAGAAGCAGCTCGCGGCGAAAGTCTGGCAGGAGAATCTGCTCGATGGCATCCAAGTCAGCGACAAAGAGATCAAAGCCTACTATGATGGCCACGGCGACGAGTTCGAGCAGAAAGAGAAAGTCCATGCGCGCCACATCCTTGTGAAAACGGAAGACGAAGCGAAGAAGATCATCAGCGGGATGAAGAGCCTCAAGGGCGACAAGCTCAAAGAGAAGTTCATCGAAGACGCCAAAGCGAAATCGACAGGCCCGAGCGGTCCGAAGGGCGGCGATCTCGGCTTCTTCCAGCAGGGACAGATGGTACCGGAGTTCAACGACGCCGTCTTCAGCATGAAAGTCGGAACGATCACGCCGGAACCGGTCAAGACCCAGTTCGGTTACCACGTCATCTATCTCGAAGAGAAGCAGGCCGGCAAGAAAGCGACACTCGACGAAGCAAAACCGTTCATCGAACAGCGCCTGAAGCAGGAGAAATTCCAAAAAGAGATGGAAGCGAAGACCAAAGCGCTCAAAAACGCTGCAAAAATCACCTACAGCAAATAA
- a CDS encoding pyridoxal-phosphate dependent enzyme: MHLSPAPFEPFRFEERELTLKRDDLIHPLFSGNKYRKLYALLQIPSKAIDTLVSYGGIQSNAMLSIAALCRLKGWRFEYTAKRAPHHLSAEPQGNYKHALAQGMALQEVHPTVYDAAVEALKQRCAKQERLRLIPQGGADPAAEEGVRALAEEIRAWQKTRGIERLNVVTPSGTGTTAAYLAKALPECRVVTVAAVGGPTYLQRQIEALMPLPPNLLILATPYRFGSLHDDLLQTYEKLKAAGVTFDLIYAPVMWLALMEAWDDLEGDVLYVHSGGVSGNETMLARYARRT; this comes from the coding sequence TTGCACCTTTCACCCGCACCTTTCGAACCCTTCCGGTTTGAAGAGCGGGAGCTCACCCTCAAACGCGACGACCTGATCCACCCCCTTTTCAGCGGCAATAAATACCGAAAACTTTACGCCCTGCTGCAGATTCCTTCCAAAGCAATCGATACGCTGGTCTCCTACGGCGGCATCCAGTCCAACGCCATGCTCTCCATCGCCGCGCTCTGCCGTCTGAAAGGGTGGCGGTTCGAATACACCGCGAAGAGGGCACCGCACCATCTGAGTGCGGAGCCGCAGGGGAACTACAAACATGCCCTGGCGCAGGGGATGGCGCTGCAAGAGGTGCATCCGACCGTGTACGATGCGGCGGTAGAGGCGCTGAAACAGCGCTGCGCAAAGCAGGAACGCTTGCGCCTGATTCCCCAGGGCGGGGCCGACCCGGCCGCGGAGGAGGGGGTGAGGGCTCTGGCCGAAGAGATCAGGGCGTGGCAAAAGACAAGGGGCATTGAACGTCTCAATGTCGTGACGCCTTCGGGCACGGGGACGACGGCGGCTTACCTGGCAAAAGCTCTGCCCGAATGCCGCGTGGTCACCGTGGCGGCGGTGGGCGGCCCCACGTACCTGCAGCGGCAGATCGAAGCGTTGATGCCGCTGCCGCCGAACCTGCTGATCCTCGCCACGCCCTACCGTTTCGGCAGCCTGCATGACGACCTGCTGCAGACGTATGAAAAACTGAAAGCGGCGGGCGTAACCTTCGATCTGATCTATGCCCCGGTAATGTGGCTGGCGTTGATGGAAGCATGGGATGATCTGGAGGGGGATGTGCTGTATGTGCACTCGGGCGGCGTCAGCGGCAACGAGACGATGCTCGCGCGCTACGCGCGGCGCACTTAG
- a CDS encoding ArsS family sensor histidine kinase — protein MTNINPRSIIFAARLVGAITALLLIAATLMALYLSIQLDKRNEIQRAVMLYDLLFMTKPTPEAFARYLKEHKLTPVGGEVMKRIREEGKPFIEDPLLRRTFQSGNIEIFVYDMHCYYAYKMHDMYYYRSDKEMTPYMLYILIAAALVLATVILLYRYMSGSIEPLQNLHRQILRFADGEKGIDTKVEGSDEVAQVANAFHDSVQKIEALQRSRSLFLRNVMHELKTPISKGKLLAHLLEINPKDKAILEALFEQMQGHLSDLARVESLTARHLQLDIRSYACIDVLDQAIDLLDVPRSELEITVGNEKIMVDFDLFAYALKNLIDNAEKYASHRPVSIAFSENCLRIANAGEPFKEEYTHYLKAYQRDLSQHSLEGMGLGLYIVNEIVTRHSYALRYAYEGGQHVFKICFDNAPRAARLPET, from the coding sequence TTGACGAACATTAACCCCCGTTCGATCATCTTCGCCGCCCGCCTTGTCGGCGCCATTACGGCCCTGCTGCTGATTGCCGCGACGCTGATGGCGCTCTACCTCTCCATCCAGCTCGACAAACGCAACGAGATCCAGCGCGCCGTCATGCTCTACGACCTGCTTTTTATGACCAAGCCGACGCCCGAAGCGTTTGCGCGTTACCTCAAAGAGCATAAGCTCACCCCCGTCGGCGGGGAGGTGATGAAACGCATCCGCGAAGAGGGCAAACCCTTCATTGAAGACCCGCTCTTGCGGCGGACCTTCCAGTCGGGGAACATCGAGATTTTTGTCTATGACATGCACTGCTATTACGCCTACAAAATGCACGACATGTATTACTACCGCAGCGACAAGGAAATGACGCCCTACATGCTCTATATTCTCATCGCCGCCGCACTCGTCCTGGCGACGGTGATCTTGCTCTACCGCTACATGTCGGGTTCCATCGAACCGCTGCAGAACCTGCACCGCCAGATCCTCCGTTTCGCCGACGGGGAGAAGGGGATCGACACGAAGGTCGAGGGGAGCGACGAGGTGGCGCAGGTAGCCAACGCCTTCCACGACAGCGTCCAGAAAATCGAAGCCCTGCAGCGCAGCCGCTCGCTTTTCCTGCGCAACGTCATGCATGAGCTCAAAACCCCTATTAGCAAAGGGAAACTGCTGGCGCACCTGTTGGAGATCAATCCGAAGGACAAGGCGATCCTCGAAGCGCTTTTCGAACAGATGCAGGGACACCTGAGCGACCTGGCGAGGGTGGAGTCGCTGACGGCGCGCCACCTGCAGCTTGACATCCGCTCCTACGCCTGTATCGACGTTTTGGACCAGGCGATCGACCTGTTGGACGTGCCGCGTTCGGAGTTGGAGATTACCGTCGGCAACGAGAAGATCATGGTGGATTTCGACCTCTTTGCCTATGCGCTCAAAAACCTGATTGATAACGCGGAAAAGTACGCTTCACACCGGCCGGTGTCCATCGCCTTCTCGGAAAATTGCCTCCGTATTGCCAATGCCGGGGAGCCGTTCAAGGAGGAGTATACCCACTACCTCAAGGCATACCAGCGCGATCTCTCCCAGCACTCCCTTGAGGGGATGGGGCTGGGGCTTTATATCGTCAACGAGATCGTGACGCGCCACAGCTATGCGCTGCGCTACGCGTACGAAGGAGGGCAACACGTCTTCAAGATCTGTTTTGATAATGCCCCCCGGGCGGCGCGGTTGCCTGAAACGTAG